The following are encoded together in the Culex pipiens pallens isolate TS chromosome 1, TS_CPP_V2, whole genome shotgun sequence genome:
- the LOC120427318 gene encoding uncharacterized protein LOC120427318: MPRVHPTTKLGVYGQYDLNPEKAVTLYTKSKLQNKFYIKTPNWDVARLSFELKGIQSNREYEEVTKEQNRMRAHSYDQFRLNEKRLANAEKLLRLLWDDFVEVNDFLKDCEAKENESYETMDVEKKKQSHYHEEIGKLDSDLSFLNKFIHEYDKTVDEYKIFEEVLVQTIHTSVIFENINDLMKRCDSLLLAQVEISENEQQKIQEIECIRENLLESTKSALHIVTGLNNDLSRLQGRYMNALEECLKWEKSITVTKNFMTRNEMTTNCMLDAINHLYILISKRRGGPCKYVRGDVERQLDFIKEEAGIMQEIHSIAHKKLAKDDLSLIAEKGSIKTKPIIFPAKTKGFRKIAQ, from the exons ATGCCCCGAGTTCACCCGACTACCAAATTAGGCGTTTACGGTCAGTATGACCTAAACCCGGAAAAAGCTGTAACGCTGTATACGAAATCGAAGctgcaaaacaaattttacat AAAAACTCCAAACTGGGACGTGGCTCGTCTTAGCTTCGAGCTTAAAGGAATTCAGAGCAATCGCGAGTATGAAGAAGTTACCAAAGAACAAAATCGAATGCGTGCTCATTCGTACGATCAAtttcgattgaacgaaaagcgtTTAGCCAATGCCGAGAAACTTCTCCGGTTGTTGTGGGATGATTTTGTAGAGGTTAACGATTTTCTTAAGGATTGTGAAGCAAAAGAAAATGAATCGTACGAGACA ATGGATgtcgaaaaaaagaaacaatctCACTATCATGAAGAAATCGGAAAGCTCGATTCAGACTTGTCTTTTCTTAATAAATTTATACATGAATATGATAAAACAGTAGACGAGTACAAGATATTCGAG GAGGTACTCGTACAAACAATTCATACGTcggttatttttgaaaacataaacgaTTTGATGAAGCGTTGCGATTCTTTAC TTTTAGCTCAAGTTGAAATATCGGAAAACGAGCAGCAAAAAATTCAGGAAATCGAATGCATTAGAGAAAATCTTCTCGAATCAACCAAATCTGCATTGCATATAGTAACCGGACTCAATAACGACCTATCACGGTTGCag GGTCGCTACATGAACGCACTGGAAGAGTGTCTCAAGTGGGAGAAGTCCATAACGGTTACAAAAAACTTTATGACACGCAATGAAATGACGACAAACTGCATGCTGGACGCCATCAATCATCTGTACATTCTTATCAGCAAGCGACGGGGCGGACCATGCAAATATGTACGGGGTGATGTTGAGAGGCAGCTGGATTTCATCAAAGAGGAAGCTGGAATAATGCAGGAAATACACTCGATTGCGCACAAAAAACTAGCCAAAGACGATCTGAGCCTTATCGCCGAGAAGGGATCAATTAAAACTAAACCAATAATTTTTCCAGCCAAGACCAAAGGGTTTCGGAAAATCGCGCAATAA